Proteins encoded in a region of the Cytobacillus pseudoceanisediminis genome:
- a CDS encoding 2-hydroxyacid dehydrogenase yields MKPYVFISRKLPENVIAILKEKYTVEMWDREDVPVPYDVFLQEARKADALLTMLSEPVNEEVLEAGGKLKIIANMAVGYDNVDVETAKRLGITVTNTPEVLNDSTADLTFALVLAAARRMVEAAEFVKKGNWKSWSPLLLAGQDVHHKTIGIVGMGNIGKTVAKRAAGFDMEILYHNRSRKPDAEQELGAQYVSFDELLERSDFVVCLTPLTEETRNLFNRNAFQKMKGKAVFVNASRGPVVNEHDLYEALKAGEIAAAGLDVFAEEPIGEDHPLLELKNVVAMPHIGSASIETRYAMMQLCVENIDLVLSGKKPKTPVE; encoded by the coding sequence ATGAAACCATACGTATTTATCAGCAGGAAGCTGCCTGAAAATGTTATTGCCATTTTAAAAGAAAAGTACACAGTTGAAATGTGGGATCGGGAAGATGTGCCGGTACCTTACGATGTATTCTTACAGGAGGCGAGAAAAGCAGATGCCCTTTTAACTATGCTATCAGAGCCGGTGAATGAGGAAGTTCTGGAAGCAGGAGGGAAGCTGAAGATCATAGCCAATATGGCTGTCGGCTATGATAATGTGGATGTTGAGACAGCAAAAAGGCTCGGAATCACGGTGACCAATACACCAGAGGTATTGAATGATTCAACTGCCGACCTGACGTTTGCGCTTGTGCTCGCTGCTGCGCGCAGAATGGTGGAGGCTGCTGAGTTTGTGAAGAAAGGCAATTGGAAGAGCTGGAGTCCGCTGCTTTTAGCAGGGCAGGATGTACATCATAAAACAATCGGGATTGTAGGGATGGGGAATATCGGAAAAACAGTTGCAAAGCGTGCAGCTGGATTTGATATGGAGATTTTATATCACAATCGTTCGAGGAAGCCGGATGCGGAACAGGAACTGGGAGCCCAATATGTCAGCTTTGATGAATTGCTCGAACGCTCAGATTTCGTTGTCTGCCTGACGCCCTTGACAGAAGAAACAAGGAATTTATTTAACCGAAATGCATTCCAGAAGATGAAAGGCAAGGCTGTTTTTGTAAATGCCTCAAGAGGGCCGGTTGTAAATGAACATGATTTATATGAAGCACTGAAGGCAGGAGAGATTGCAGCGGCAGGATTGGATGTTTTTGCGGAGGAGCCAATTGGCGAAGACCATCCTCTGCTGGAGCTGAAAAATGTAGTGGCTATGCCCCATATCGGAAGTGCCAGCATAGAAACGCGCTATGCCATGATGCAGCTGTGTGTGGAAAACATTGATCTAGTCCTTTCAGGAAAGAAACCAAAAACACCAGTCGAATAG
- a CDS encoding homoserine dehydrogenase → MESISIGLLGLGTVGSGVVQIIEKHQDKLMHQVGCPVVVKRVLVKDADKERAVKVDRNLLTLNPEDILNDADIDVVIEVMGGIEETRNHLKKALDNGKHVVTANKDLMSVYGPELLAAATQNGCDLFYEASVAGGIPILRGLVDGLASDRITKMMGIVNGTTNFILTKMSKNGSAYEEVLKEAQELGYAESDPTADVEGLDAARKMAILSTLGFSMNIDLDDVKVKGITDITEEDLQYGKQLGYTMKLIGIAHREGEKVEVSVQPTLLSESHPLASVQDEYNAVYVYGEAVGETMFYGPGAGSLPTATAVVSDLVGVMKNMRLGVNGKSAVAPQYDKKLKGADEIYSKYFLRLHVKDEVGTFANITSIFSEHHVSFEKILQLPLKEKGLAEIVLVTHQASLKDYEDILVSLRDLPAVQTIKSSYRVEGSARV, encoded by the coding sequence GTGGAATCAATCTCAATCGGTTTATTAGGATTAGGAACAGTTGGATCGGGTGTGGTGCAAATCATTGAGAAACATCAGGATAAACTCATGCACCAAGTCGGCTGTCCGGTTGTTGTAAAGAGAGTTCTTGTTAAAGATGCAGATAAAGAAAGAGCAGTTAAAGTGGACAGGAATTTGCTGACGCTAAATCCTGAAGACATTTTAAATGATGCTGATATAGATGTTGTAATTGAAGTAATGGGCGGCATAGAAGAAACAAGAAATCATTTAAAGAAAGCTTTGGATAATGGCAAGCATGTGGTGACGGCAAATAAGGACCTAATGTCTGTTTATGGACCCGAATTGCTGGCTGCTGCTACGCAAAACGGGTGTGACCTCTTTTATGAGGCAAGTGTGGCCGGCGGCATTCCCATTTTAAGAGGGCTGGTAGATGGTTTGGCTTCAGACAGAATTACAAAAATGATGGGAATTGTGAATGGGACAACAAACTTTATTTTGACAAAGATGAGCAAGAATGGGAGCGCTTATGAGGAAGTTCTGAAAGAAGCCCAGGAGCTGGGATATGCGGAAAGCGATCCGACTGCAGATGTGGAGGGCCTTGATGCAGCAAGGAAAATGGCGATCCTGTCAACACTTGGTTTTTCCATGAATATTGACCTTGATGATGTAAAGGTTAAAGGCATTACAGATATTACAGAAGAGGACCTGCAGTACGGCAAGCAGCTTGGATACACCATGAAGCTGATCGGGATTGCTCATCGGGAGGGGGAGAAGGTGGAAGTAAGCGTTCAGCCGACTTTGCTGTCCGAGTCTCACCCGCTTGCATCGGTTCAGGATGAATACAATGCTGTATATGTATACGGTGAAGCGGTAGGGGAAACGATGTTCTACGGACCTGGGGCGGGCAGTCTGCCTACAGCTACTGCAGTGGTATCGGACCTCGTGGGTGTCATGAAAAATATGCGTCTTGGGGTAAATGGTAAGAGCGCGGTAGCCCCTCAATATGATAAGAAATTAAAAGGTGCAGATGAAATTTATTCGAAGTATTTCTTAAGATTGCATGTTAAAGATGAGGTAGGGACTTTTGCCAACATCACATCCATATTCTCAGAGCACCATGTCAGCTTCGAAAAAATCCTGCAGCTTCCTTTAAAAGAAAAAGGGCTTGCTGAGATTGTACTGGTTACCCACCAGGCATCTCTTAAGGATTATGAGGATATATTAGTAAGTTTAAGAGATTTGCCGGCAGTCCAAACAATTAAAAGTTCGTATCGTGTGGAAGGGAGCGCCAGAGTATGA